A genomic region of Deltaproteobacteria bacterium contains the following coding sequences:
- a CDS encoding transcriptional repressor: MDIGLKIAGERSISGVVSKASEIIQKTLVAEGYSQTEPRRQVLEVFLDDDKPLTPAAVHKKLHDRNINLASVYRAIELFCRLGVLTEVDHVAEGQRFELSDEYRGHHHHLICGGCGKTEDIEDCGMEDFEKLISQRFRFKITRHELRFIGLCQRCQR; this comes from the coding sequence ATCGACATCGGTTTGAAAATCGCCGGCGAGCGGAGTATTTCAGGGGTCGTGAGCAAGGCTTCGGAAATAATACAGAAGACGCTCGTTGCGGAGGGTTACAGCCAGACCGAGCCGCGGCGCCAAGTGCTGGAGGTTTTTCTCGACGACGACAAACCGCTGACGCCGGCGGCGGTGCACAAAAAGTTGCACGACCGCAATATCAACCTGGCTTCGGTCTACCGCGCCATCGAGTTGTTCTGCCGGCTCGGCGTTTTGACGGAGGTCGATCATGTGGCCGAGGGGCAGCGTTTTGAGCTGTCGGACGAGTATCGCGGCCACCATCATCACTTGATCTGCGGCGGCTGCGGCAAGACCGAAGATATCGAAGATTGCGGCATGGAGGATTTTGAAAAACTGATCAGCCAGCGATTTCGTTTTAAGATTACGCGCCACGAGCTGCGGTTTATCGGTTTGTGCCAGCGCTGCCAGCGCTAA